In a single window of the Melanotaenia boesemani isolate fMelBoe1 chromosome 22, fMelBoe1.pri, whole genome shotgun sequence genome:
- the atp5mj gene encoding ATP synthase subunit ATP5MPL, mitochondrial, whose protein sequence is MAGRMFANWWAVMSPYYTKAYQEMWPGVVIMACLYYKLSYGGKKAVKDKPQH, encoded by the exons ATGGCTGGGCGCATGTTTGCAAATTGGTGGGCCGTGATGAGCCCTTACTACACTAAGGCATACCAAGAGATGTGGCCTGGAGTTGTCATTATGGCATGCCTGTACTACAAACTTTCCTATGGGG GCAAGAAGGCTGTTAAAGACA aGCCTCAACACTGA